GAAGAGAATAATGGAAATAACAATGGCTGCGGACAAACATTTCCCTCATgggtttttttcttttctattgaTGTCAAAATCTGGGATACAACTAATGAAACAAAAATAACATATGTTTTATTGAGAAAACAACGACACTTGTTACAACAAAGGCTATATGAGGGACAGGTTACAAATATACATCCAGCTCAAGCCGCCAGTTTGGCCAAAATCACCATATCTAAGATCTTGACCTCATAGGTGTCGTCGAGCTTCACAATGCCATCAGAACCGTCTATTCCTATAAGTTTTCCAACAAATCCGCGGAAGGTACCATTCATGATCTTGATCCTGTCACTCTTCTTTGGTCTGATGACCTCGAGCTCAGTCGGAAGGACCGTCACAATGTCTCCGTTGCCTGACGACCCAAGTGCCACACGGCAAGTTCCATCCTGCAAGTTCAAACGTTCAGGGTCAGCTTAGGACGCAAAACACTTCACATGGACATCTTGGAAGCCAACGATGCTCTCCACGACACATACCCCAAGCACTTCCCTGACCACACCAGGTCCTTCATCACCTGCCGCCAAGACATTAACTAACACATCTGGCAATGCCCAGTTAACTTCGCCCTCGCCACCTGCAAGGATTTGGGCATATAATTAGATGAGTTATCTGGGCTGCTTTGCCTATTTTGGTGATTCTGATGGCACTTTAATAAAACAATTCTACAAATAATGCTGAGAACACACACCTATTACAGGAGACATTATATCCATTCCAGCATTGCCTGGAGTCATCGGTTGACCACCAGGTGTACCAGGAAGGTACGCAGCAGAATTTGGTGTCATTGGCTGGCCAACAGGTGTGGAAGGCACATATGGGCTTGGAGCATTCGCTAAGAGAACAGAAACAATTAGAACAAAATAAATACGTCTTTCACAGTAATGGCATATCACATTAAGTAACACAAAGTAGATACTTGCACAAATTTCATTACCATAGTTGCCCTCTCTAGGAGTTGGGACGTCATTATAACTAACTCCTGGAGTATTTGCCCACCCTGATCCAGGTGTTGGGGCTTCATATGGCCGAGCTGGTGGTGTTCCTGGCTGAAAATTAACAAGAATAAAAATGTGGGATCAGATATAGAAGGTAATAGGAACAAATAAACAAGTCATCAAGTATCAGGATTTCCATCTTCCCAGTTAGTACTAAAGTTCTACTAACCTGGTAAGCTGGACTGCTTCCCCAAGTATCAGGATTTCCATCTTCCCAATTATCTCTGGCAAATTACCAACAAAGTCATGAACATCAACACATAAACACAAACACAATAATACACCCTAGTGACAAGAGATCTATCTTCATGGATCagaaatatactactccctccgtcccaaaataagtgactcaactttgtactaaagctactacaaagttgagtcacttactttgggacggagggagtacctctgtaccaaaatataagacgtttttgcagttcaattgtttttgcagttcaaattgaactgcaaaaatgtcttatattttggtacggagggagtatatctataTAAAGGCTGCACAACCTTGGAGGACTCATAGGAGCCCAGGCCCTACTACGCATCGGGGTCCGCATTCCATCATGTATCGGTGTTGCTGTAAAAAAATGAAGGATATTGTTAATACATAAGCATAGAAAATAAATGACAAGTACGACTATGAATGAATAGCGCAAATACTGATGCGTTGGTTTTATATTCAACCAGCATTTGTTGAAAGGGCGCAAATAACGTCAACTTTCTCATGACCTTATCAGAAGCCTACTTAGGTTGAAACGTTTGATCGCATAGTAGGTTGAAACGTTTGATCGCATAGTTAAGATTAGAATGTGACTGAGCACTGCTGAGGTTATAGAGTATCAAAATAAACAACAAAAAAGGTAACAATCAGATAGTATCCTTTCAACAACAGTTCATATCAACACTGTAAGTTGAAATGAAACAGCTGGGAACGTGAGCACGATGGATCATGGTGATAATATTATTTGACATGCGATGGTTGAATGGCCGAAACATGAGGGCAGAAGGCAATCATACCTCCAGGGTCCCGCATTGGAGTCTGAAAAGGATGTAGTGGCGTCCTAGACGGGTGCATTGGTGTTTCACTACCCAACGAAAATCGGGGCTCACTGGTGATAATAAGTCCTGTTAGTAATTGAACAAATGCCCAAAATGCaacggagagagggagagagagagagagagagagagagaattaccGGAATGGTGTTGCAACAGTAGGTGTGTCGGCAATATCATCCCTCTTAACTGTATTTTGGTACCATATTAGCAACAAGCACATGAGAAATCaaagaatgcaataaaatatgattacTCGCCTGTGACAATCTTCATTAACGAATCAAGCTCCACACGCACAAGCACCCCAGTCACCTCTTTAACGCGGCCACGGTACCCTTTGTAAGGACCAGATTTAATTTTGATACACTTGCCAACCAAGGCATCATGTCCTCTTCCACCACGACCACCTCCTCCAAATCTTCCACCATCTGCATTGAATGACAAGGCCATATTACTACATCAGCTTCAGTTAACAAAGCTACCGTGTTTGCCCAATTAACGGAGCTGGCTGAGAATCAACACTGAAGCAGAACACATATTTTTCACATTCACAAAATGAGGCACAGAAGTTTCATACAGTTCATTTGTGGTCCTCTTGGGGGCAGCCTTCCTGGAGACTGCAAAATGCTTGCCGGGGATCTCAAAGCACCCATCCTAGCATCTGCAGCATCCATACCCTGCATACACAAAACAAATGGCAAGTTAATccacaaaaacataatcagattttaTTTACCAAGAGTACTAATACTCCAGCACAAACATTTCCACGACGGCCACCAGTCGATCCACCGACAAGAATGCACGATTGTGCTTTTGCACAAATGAAGCCTGCATGTTCAAGGTGGTGCCTATCATATATGAACAATATCCCCTTATGTATGTGTTCCACAGGTCCTTGTGTTCCCTAGTTCAAGAGGCAAAAAATGAATGTAACTGTACTGGGATTACATAATAAAGTGCTGCTCAAATATAATAATAAATGTGAAAGGATACACACCTTACATGCTCCCTCGACAACTCTGACAACATCCTTAGTTGCAACCATATTATTAAACTTATCTTTCGCTGATGTACGCCGATCAATCTTGCTTTTTATTTCTCTTAATTTTACAAGCACCACTTCAGGTCTATCTGGCACTCCTTTCAGAACCTAAACATAAGTGTCGTAAATATTTTGTGGACTTGAACATCCATTAAAGATCCTGAGAAACAAACTTGCCTGGAATGCTTCAGTTTCCACTCTTATAATAACCCCAAATGACAAGTTGCTGAAAATATTGGAAATTAAGGTAAGCACTTGCACAAATGAGCTAACCTTATGGTACACTGGAAAGACAACTTACTCTAAAagaacaagatcatgtagttcataatCACCGATTCTTGTAATTCCTGTGGTGATTTCAGAACTCTCCACAACATGGTCGGCAAACACACGTATCTGTGATCATCATGAAAAGATGAGAACACAGTTAAGAAGTAAATTATTTAGTACAGATTAGACTGAGTCGTCTCCAAACATAATAACTATTAAATTGGACAAAAATTGCTCACGTGTTCTTTAGTTGTGTCTGATAAAATGATTAAGACATGCCCATCAACTTTAACAACCATGCCGGTGGTACCCTCTTGGACACCCGATACCACTTTCACATGATCTCCAGGTTTGAAATATTTGCAAAGTTCTTTCTCGTTGAAGGCTAATGTTTTCTGCAGTTACAAAGAGATGCATAATTCACCAGATCAAACAGCTAATGTTAATGATAGCTACAAGTGCAAATAATTACCGGAAGATCGGATATTTTTGGCCTGATGTGGACAGTTGTGTCCTCTACTTTCTCAACCCAACCCTCTAAGTTTTTTAGATCGCCTTTAACAACAATGACAGCATCACCCTTCATAAAGTGTCCCTTTTTCCTATTAGAAAACAGAGTATTCAAGCTAGACATGTCCCCATTCATGTCATCGCCAGGTTTCTTGAACTTCTCCAATTCATCGAATGATGGCTGAATGCCCTGTGTGTGGATTGATTTTATTGAGACCGGTTTATACAGGAAACCATCTTTGAACATCAAGCCATCAACCATCTCAAAGTATTCCCCAGAGTCTTTATCCCGCCTCCGCTCCACGCGTATGTGCATTTCCCTATTTGTGTGAAAGTTAGCAAACAatgacaaaaacataaaataattgatgacagaggaggaggagaacacctGGCTTCATCAATATTAAAGAATCTTGGTGGTGGTACAAAGGTTTTCTTCTTTGCAACCACCCTCCCTTCCTGAAATTATAAATTACCCATCAAATTCATACCATCCAAAACAAGGAATCTAAATCGTAGTCATAACAATCAGAGCAATCCGTAGCAAgtattccctccattccaaaataagtgttgtggttttagttcaaatttgaactaaaaccacgatacttattttggaacaaagggagtaatGTGTAATAACTCAGGACTCAGCGAACAGATGTTTTGCCTTCAGAAAAAAGCACAAGAGGGGACAAAAGAAAATAACATGAAAAAGGATAacttaaatactactccctccgttcttaaatataagtctttttagagatttctataaggactacatacggatgtatatagacatattttaaagtgtagtccACGTATGTAGTCCACGTTGGAATctttaaaaaagacttatatttaggaacaaagggagtacttaTGATATACACCTCTGtaccttaatataagacatttttccaGTTCATCTTATATTAAGTTAGAGGTAGTATCATCTTGTATCACAGATCAACCTATCGTTACGCCAAATAAGATTTAGAAAAAAAGAGATATGTGACTTACCAGTTTACTAGCCAAAACTTGTAAATCTATTCTAGGGATGAGCTTCACAGTTACCCTTTGGCGTACATTGTCAACATCAACAACCTGCAAAAAGACCATCTTAGTTTCTAGAGAAACATATCTAAGAGAAGTGATGTGATCGTACCTTAGCAAGGTCACCTTTATATACTCCCAGCTTCATTCGGACCCAAGTATCCCTTGCAAGATCAACATTCTTGCTCTCAACATAGAGGACGTCTGCCATTTCTTTTATTGGGACTAACGTTATTTTTGCCGAAGCATAGATATTTCGTAGACCTTTGCAAGCCTGCATATAAATAATTAGTAGGGCTGTGCTACCAAAAGAAATATAATGCCACGCATATGCATACCTCCTTGACATGGGCCTCTTTTTCCGCTTCGACATAAATATAATTTTTTAAATGATCTAACGCAACAACAGACTTTATCTGGAGATCTGTCCTATCAATGAACTTTTGCATTAGACAGATTGCTGTCTCCCTCTCATGCCCAATCTGAAATCATAACGTGACATTAGTAGAGTACAGACAGTGCTAAGAAAAGATGGCAGGTAGTTCAATTAAGCTACAGCTTCCCTACCGCACATTTCACCATCCAAAGCTTTGGATCTTTCACAGATGGCAAGAGAGCTTGCTGTTCAACGTCTGCAGCTTCCTCTCCATACTCAATATGAGTAGATCTTGCATATCTCTCCCGTACTTGTCGTTCAATCTCATCAATATCCTCTTCTTCGTCCCTCATAGGGATAGAGTGACGTGATCTGGAGCCCCTGCCGGCGTCGTCATCAGGAATGTCGGCTCCAGCATCATTGATAAAGTCTGAACAATGGCCAATGAACAGAGATCAGAGGCAGAGCATTAGAATTTAGAAACCTATCTAGCCTTGCTTCTGTAAATCAGTATGATAACTGTTATGAAACTAGTTCAGCATCCGTCCAGTACACATCTGAATAGTGTTAAATTCCTTGGTAACACTAACAGAACACTGAATTTTCTGTAATAGCCATCACAATATCTCAACACACTAACGTCTCATTTATTTCCGTAAATAACCATCTAATTCGTCAATTAGTTCAATCCAGATCCTCTGATCCTCAAGCAGCAGTAAAGGCAGGTCAATCAATTTTATATTCTAGTACAGTCATTTCTATTACACAAATGCAACGCCGCTAGTGGCAGATACATGGCAGATGTACTGAAATAGATCAGAAAACTGCTACAAAAATACCAGATGGTTTTGCTAATGTTCAACCATTGCTTCCCTTAACCTACTAGAACTAGGGGAACCATCATCATATTGACAAAGCATGATTCTTCATGGATTCTGACAATCAATTGGAACAAGAGAGCTATGACTCAGATCTGTCATGAATTAGTGGGACCATCAGTGCCAAAAGATATGTTGCTCGGGACCTGATGTGTCATTTACAGATACTAGCACTGGTTACCAGCATGAAGCATGTTATCATGTAATACAAAATGCAGGAGATAGATTGAAAAGGCTCCATTAGAAATAGTTTTTAGTTGGCTCCTCCCGTTCAAATGGCAATTCTAGGGTTTTGAGTGAACCATGCATTGTATTTTGTAGCACGTGAAGATTTTGACGGGTACAATGAGGACAGGTGCAAAATAGATTATATCAAGTGTTTCTTCAGAAATTATCTATCGATATCCATACCaatataagaagtactacttgGGGTTTGACGCAGACCATCTTAGTCATCCAATTCAGTCTGACGGCTCAACAATAAAATTGACCATCTAAAAAATTGTGTTTACACATTGAACCCCTTGATGACACCATACTGAATATCCTTTACAGCCCCTCTTTCAAATTGTGGAGAATTGCACGATCTGTTTATCATTTTAGCCATGACACTATGATTGGTTACCATACTTACAGATCCACGTGATGTATTTCATAAATGCTGTGGTCACCAATGTTCAGGATAAAAGCAGGGGAATATGAAATCTGGCGGATTTCTTTTTACTCCTAGGAGACATAGTTTATATTGGGCAAACCTGGCATCACACAATTACACCAGTCAAATATACAGGACATAATGTCGTGCTATTTTCCTTGCTCATAACAATGAATCTTTTAAGCCGTGCTGCAGTTTACAGATCAATAATTaactggttttcaccatggtagcaAAAGATATGTCAAGCTTAATATGTACTTTTTAACTGCACCAGATCAAGTTGTATTCACAGCTATTTTGTCCAGCATTCGGAAGACTCTATGAATTTAGATAACTACCCAAGACAAGAAAAGGAAGTAGTGTTGTTCAGTTAGGTCATACGCATGGTCTGCTTGACACAAGACTGGAAGTACTTACTAGTTACTACTACTAGTGGTTAATACTACATAATCTTCGATTAGTTCTGTTCCATGTAGGATGTGATAACATAGATTTATTCAGAAACAGCTTGTCTATAGCTCTATAGGGAGCACAATTTCGGCATAATTTTAAtgaacaaaaaggaaacaaagatctATAAACATTAAGTGTGCTTTCAAACAGGAAAGTTCACATGCCTGAAAAAACTCTCGACTTGACTCGAGTCCAAGCTCAGGATCAAACATTACCATAGAGTATAGCATCAATAAGGGGGTTAATGTCATCCTATTAGTATTCAAATTATTTTACTAGAAGATGAGCATCAAAAATCTTCACCACCTCTCAATGAACATAAGCACAGCAACAGATCAGAACTGAAGCAACCAAATCAGCTTAAGCTTGAACGAGCATGTACTACCAAGTAATGACCGGAATATACaaagttctactccctccgtccagaattacttgTGGCGGAAATGGatctatctagacgtattttagttcaagatacatccatttttatagatttctgcgacaagtaatttggacgGAGGTGGAGTACTAAATAACCACAAGTCTCAGTGTGCAACCATTGCCCATGACAACTAAACGATAACAAGCTCCAATTTATGACTAAAGAAAGCCATAGAATGGCATCAAAATCGCTGACACCTAGCTCTTAGGTAAAATTCAATACTACTATGTCCTAATATTTCCACCAACATCGCTTACCGCAGATCATGCATAAAAATAATAACAGCACCAAAGAACAGAACAGGATAAAAAATCACTTGCACCTCAAATCTAGTTCTGCAAATCAAGCCAGGCAGGTTCAGATCTCGCCAAAGGCCGCGGAGATATGCAAAGCATGGCATCGTAACCGCAATCGGATAGCGCAAAAACTAAAACTCACCATCCTCGCCTtcgccttcgtcctcctcctcctcgtcctcgtcgacCTGCGCCTCCTCGTCGAAGAACccgcgcacgccgccgccgcccttcttcCTCGGGCGGCTCccgccgtcgtcctcctcgtcctcgtcgtcgtcctcgatGGCCGAGTCGTCGATGAAGTTGTCCTGGCGCGATCTCTTCCGCACCCCGCCGGCGGGGGCGCGGGAGCGGGAGGCCGCCTTGCCCCGGCCCCTCGCCTCCTCCTCGTAGTCGTCCccctcgtcgtcctcctcgtcgtcgagGTCGTaggcctcctcctcgtcctcctcctcctcctcgacctcgtcgtcgtcgtcgtcgcggccGCGGCGAGCCATGGGTGGATTTGGCGGCTAGGTTTTCGGGCGCTCGCGAAGGGGCGTCGAGGGGAAAGGGGAAACTCCTCTCCTCAGACGAGTCGTGCCCGTGCGCGCAGGCGAAGGCGAGGTGTAGCCTGGGCTAGCCCACTGAGGGGCTGCGGGCTACGTCGCGTCGCGCTCTGGACCGTTGGATCGTGTCGGGAGCTCTACGATTCGGGAACTCGATGGGCTGGCTCCGCTGGCCCACTGGTTGGACCGTAAGTGGATACCCTCTCGTGTGTATATCCTTTTCCGTTCTCTGACAGACAATCCGGGTACGACGACGTCACCTGCTTTTTTTTCACTGAAAATGAAAAATACAGCGTCACCTCCTGGATACAGTCAAGTCAAAGGTGTTGCGCCTTGCCGATCTGCTCTTTCGTGCTAGAACAACGGGGGTGCGGCAGGGAACAAACACTCCTTTGAGCATCTGATCCTGATGCTACTTTTGCTCAATCCTATGGCCTGACTTCCaattgtttctttctttttttaggGGTTCCAATTGTTGGGATGTTCATTTTAAGTGGGCTTTTGGGAGTGCTGAAATagttacttgaggggatttagggtATCTTCAACGGCGTACATCAAAAATAAAAAGGACACATTAAATGTCCACAGACAGCGGATTGGAGACCATCATTCAATCTGATGCATCAAGGATGCGTTTGGTTATCTGCATTAGGTCCATCGAGGTGCAGTTTTGGCCTGTTTGGTAGATTTGGCCATGTCAAAATCTTGGCCCACGCGAACTTTAAAGCACCTCTTGGTCTGGCTCGCTGGAAACTCCCAGTCGGCTATTTCCAGCAAGCCAGACCCCTGGGATGCGAGGGGACGCACGTGGGAGCGACATGCTACACGCGTGGGTACATGCGGCAGAAACCGTGTTGGCTCCCGTTGCGGCGCCGTAACTCGCCTCGACCCCCCCCCCTCCCACCGCTCACTCTCCCCTTCTCCCACCGCTTCACTTTCCCCTCCCCCCATCGCTCAATTTCCCCTTTGTCTCTCCCCGAAAGCGACCACAAGATCTGCATGACGAGTACCGGCGGCGAACACTCTCTCTGCGTCAATGGTGGTATGTACTATGTCCCCCTCTGTAGCATAAATAAGGGGTGGCTCGATTTACCGTAGGTTGTAGATTGCACCTATTTGATTGACGGTTGGTAGGCTTTGATTAGGAATCGGTTGAGTCCATTGTGATTTGGGATTGATTGAAATGATTTTAGGGTTTGAACACACACAGGTAGGGATTTCGAGGATTTGAACACCAGTCTGTGGAAACCCTCGAACCGCCGATGGTTTGAACAAACCCTTGAATTGATTTGATGGTTTTCATACACACGTTCTACGAATCTGGATGGATTGAGGATTTGAACAGACTCGTGATAGAGCTTGTAGTCATCCACCTCAATGAGCTTGTAGTCATACTGGTGGTAGCCTAGAGCCGGGTTGGGTAATTTACTTGATCATACGTGCAGTACGTTTTTCAATCAAGTATTAGTTCATGCTCAATACAGATTGAGAAGCTCGTCCTCGAAGGCAACAACAAGGCTGGCAAGGAGGTCGCCTCTGCCAGGAAGGGTAAGGAGGTCGCCTCTGTCGGGAACGGGAAGGAGGTCACCTCCGACAAGAAGAAGATAGTGTTGACGATGGAGGTCACCACCCTCCCCCCACCTCCCGAAGAGGGTGAAGAATTATGGCCattactgttgggaaacatagtacaaaataaaacaaaaattgtCGTATGATCACCCAggtacaatatgaagatgcatataagGTTTCGACCAATGATTGTTATCGATTCCAGAGTGCAACGAAAGTAGACGAGTCAGTGTggatcatacttggagtccctcgaaccgttGATAATGATCCCGCGAACCACCCTCGAACGATCCCTCGAACGGAAGAccaaaagcacgacctctctacttggttgcaagcgtacagtcttcacgatccggcagcgcttcaccGTCCAGAGTTGATCATCGccgaagaattagagggaggagattagaaacacatgggggcttctaattatgaggattagaggaactaGGTCTAGCTCTAATTAGATTAACTAGGATCaattagaactagaactagatgaactagaggaggctccaaacttGTATCACAAAAGGGCCTAatcaagtatatataggttagagggggaGGGAAGGGCTCCCACCAATGAGGGAAagacctgatacgtccattttgcatcatgcttttatatcgatatttattgcattatgggtcgttattacacattatgtcacaatacttatgccttttctctcttattttacaaggtttacatgaagagggagaatgccggcagctggaattctgggctggaaaaggagcaaatattagaggcctattctgtacaactccaaaagtcctgaaactccacgaaagtcagttttagaatatatataaaatattgggtgaaggaagcaccagatgggggccacccaccgtccacgagggtggagggcgcgccctaccccctaggcacgccccctgcctcgtgggccacctggaagccccccgatgcccatcttctggtataaggtgtctttcgccctggaaaaaatcagaagaaagttttcgggacgaagcgccgccatatcgaggcgaaaccttggcggaaccaaactagggctccggcagagtgatacgtgtccaacgtatctataatttatgaagtattcatgttattatattatccatcgtggatgtttattgggctttactatgcatttttatattacttttgggactaacctattgacccagagcccagtgccagtttatgtttttcccttgtttcagtgtttcgcggaaaaggaatatcaaacggagtccaaacggaatgaaaccttcggaaaagttatttttggaaggaaagcaatacatgagacttggagtgcacgtcgggaaagaaacgagggaggcacgaggtaggagggcgcccaccccccatgggcgcgccctccaccctcgtgggcccctcctggCTCCCCTAAcgtatttcttccacctatatatctccatataccctaaaacgatcgaggagcataatggatcgggagttctgccgccagaagcctctgtagccaccgaaaaccaatctagacacgttccgacaccctgccggagggggaatccctctccggtggccatcttcatcatcccggtgctctccctgacgaggagggagtagttctccctcggggctgagggtatgtaccagtagctatgtgtttgatctctttgtctctctcgtgttcttgatttggcacaatcttgatgtatcatgagctttgctattatagttggatcttatgttgcttctccccctctactctcttgtaatggattgagttttccctttgaagtaatcttatcggattgagtctttaaagatttgagaacaattgatgtatggcttgccatgcgtatctgtggtgacaatgggatatcacgtgattcacttgatgtatgttttgg
This portion of the Triticum dicoccoides isolate Atlit2015 ecotype Zavitan chromosome 7A, WEW_v2.0, whole genome shotgun sequence genome encodes:
- the LOC119331384 gene encoding putative transcription elongation factor SPT5 homolog 1, with the protein product MARRGRDDDDDEVEEEEEDEEEAYDLDDEEDDEGDDYEEEARGRGKAASRSRAPAGGVRKRSRQDNFIDDSAIEDDDEDEEDDGGSRPRKKGGGGVRGFFDEEAQVDEDEEEEDEGEGEDDFINDAGADIPDDDAGRGSRSRHSIPMRDEEEDIDEIERQVRERYARSTHIEYGEEAADVEQQALLPSVKDPKLWMVKCAIGHERETAICLMQKFIDRTDLQIKSVVALDHLKNYIYVEAEKEAHVKEACKGLRNIYASAKITLVPIKEMADVLYVESKNVDLARDTWVRMKLGVYKGDLAKVVDVDNVRQRVTVKLIPRIDLQVLASKLEGRVVAKKKTFVPPPRFFNIDEAREMHIRVERRRDKDSGEYFEMVDGLMFKDGFLYKPVSIKSIHTQGIQPSFDELEKFKKPGDDMNGDMSSLNTLFSNRKKGHFMKGDAVIVVKGDLKNLEGWVEKVEDTTVHIRPKISDLPKTLAFNEKELCKYFKPGDHVKVVSGVQEGTTGMVVKVDGHVLIILSDTTKEHIRVFADHVVESSEITTGITRIGDYELHDLVLLDNLSFGVIIRVETEAFQVLKGVPDRPEVVLVKLREIKSKIDRRTSAKDKFNNMVATKDVVRVVEGACKGTQGPVEHIHKGILFIYDRHHLEHAGFICAKAQSCILVGGSTGGRRGNGMDAADARMGALRSPASILQSPGRLPPRGPQMNYGGRFGGGGRGGRGHDALVGKCIKIKSGPYKGYRGRVKEVTGVLVRVELDSLMKIVTVKRDDIADTPTVATPFREPRFSLGSETPMHPSRTPLHPFQTPMRDPGATPIHDGMRTPMRSRAWAPMSPPRDNWEDGNPDTWGSSPAYQPGTPPARPYEAPTPGSGWANTPGVSYNDVPTPREGNYANAPSPYVPSTPVGQPMTPNSAAYLPGTPGGQPMTPGNAGMDIMSPVIGGEGEVNWALPDVLVNVLAAGDEGPGVVREVLGDGTCRVALGSSGNGDIVTVLPTELEVIRPKKSDRIKIMNGTFRGFVGKLIGIDGSDGIVKLDDTYEVKILDMVILAKLAA